In Gigantopelta aegis isolate Gae_Host chromosome 14, Gae_host_genome, whole genome shotgun sequence, the following proteins share a genomic window:
- the LOC121388434 gene encoding phosphatidylinositol transfer protein 3-like → MASEKEQLISELRRRISNVEPLPEEPDFATSEETLARYLKSRDWKLDEAEKLLRNTIEYRRKTRPLHSDCVWCHDRPGYHSMRQVGFDEVGRPVIYSNFAQAATHRNTMEDSICHVIYLIENAKITMKPGISTWVFIIDCTGMTLNSCNPKLGYGVTQILANHYPERLGMVLCINHSPVFHGVWKAIKVFLHQNTVVKMKMIRSKRKIAQTFSKYFSDELSDWMLAEIKVNKQRPLPRSQACFWNGPSDTGSHDPRGCQSYVAQFIETFPLNSRVPMKRVHKPHPNIVDSLAGNVEIVQASPDEIRERTRAETEAVTCSDSDDEIQDGEHDLTISEEFQIPHDAVHLST, encoded by the exons ATGGCTTCGGAAAAGGAGCAGTTGATTTCCGAGTTGAGGCGGAGAATAAGCAATGTGGAGCCTCTACCCGAGGAACCAGACTTCGCCACGTCAGAAGAAAC tcTTGCACGATATCTGAAGTCACGTGACTGGAAACTAGACGAAGCGGAGAAGCTGCTAAGAAACACGATAGAATATCGCCGGAAGACCCGCCCACTGCACAGTGACTGTGTCTGGTGCCATGACAGGCCGGGCTATCATTCAATG AGACAAGTCGGTTTTGACGAGGTTGGCCGACCAGTTATTTATTCCAACTTTGCTCAAGCGGCAACTCACCGAAACACAATGGAGGACTCCATTTGTCACGTGATATATCTTATTGAAAATGCAAAGATCACCATGAAGCCGGGCATATCAACATGGGTGTTCATTATAGATTGCACCG GTATGACGTTAAATTCATGTAACCCCAAATTAGGCTACGGCGTAACCCAGATTCTGGCCAATCACTATCCGGAGAGACTGGGCATGGTACTCTGTATTAACCACAGCCCTGTATTCCACGGAGTATGGAAAGCCATCAAGGTCTTCTTACACCAAAATACCGTCGTCAAAATGAAAATGATCAGATCAAAACGGAAAATAGCGCAGACTTTTTCCAAGTATTTTTCAGACGAACTTTCGGACTGGATGCTAGCGGAAATAAAAGTCAATAAACAGAGACCTCTGCCAAGGTCGCAGGCGTGTTTTTGGAATGGCCCAAGCGACACAGGAAGTCATGATCCTCGAGGATGTCAGTCATATGTTGCTCAATTTATCGAGACTTTCCCATTGAATAGCAGAGTTCCCATGAAGCGGGTCCACAAGCCTCACCCCAATATAGTAGACAGTCTGGCCGGAAACGTGGAAATAGTGCAAGCCTCACCCGATGAAATCCGAGAGCGCACGCGCGCTGAAACGGAAGCAGTCACCTGCAGCGATAGTGATGACGAAATACAAGATGGCGAACACGACTTAACTATCTCAGAAGAGTTTCAAATACCACACGACGCGGTACATCTCAGCACATGA